The DNA window GATTTCTGTACTCCAAGATTTGTTAAGTTGACCATAATACCCTTCAATCTCCCgacttttttcttttgttaaaGCTCCACTCCCTCTTTTCTTAGTTATTGTATCCGGCCAGTAAATATTTTCCACCCTCATTTTTTTGTCCCTCCCTTCTACTTCCTTACTTAAActctcattttcattttaactaTCACGTTTTAGtactataattataattaaattaaaataattagtttcTTTTATCATTACTATTGAAAGTGAAACTGAGtatccattaaaaaaaatatagaactGTTTAAAAATCAACGACTTCAATTAAATAAGTATGTACAAGATATATACTTCATTACAATGTTATCattctattttaaataaagatcttccacttttaattttatataagtaaaATAGTATAGTTTTATTTCCGTAAAAATAAGTTATTCCATACTAAAATAATACATGCACCATTAATCTGAATAAACTTTgtactatattttatttaaaattaaggcTTTCGAATGAattcattatatttttatcttattaaataGATACTTTACTTAAAAtcttaaaccttttaaattattttagccggtgattttatacatttttagataaaaattaattgataaaaaatgaaatttaagaatttaaaagaatatagataaaaattatagagatttattttatatatgctCAACTTAATTGGTATCTTTCCAGTgaaaagttgatttttttaaatgctCGTGTAagagttttatttaaaaattaaagataaaggttctaaaatcaaaaataattttagtacTAGAGGTACATATATATTCTGCAAATGTACTCCAAATGAGTGCAAATGGAAGGGACACAGGgtaattaaaaaggaaaataaaagagATATAATTTGAGGGATATTATAGTCAATATCAAAAGAATTGGATTGCAAATATTAACCGGGAGTGTCAAAATCGCTACCCTATTAATTATTATGAGCaaagtattatttaaataattaaggaaataataaatttgatctGAATGAAAAgtttaactttaattattaaaaaaaaaacaaattaggaATAATCTCATTATTCCACTTTTGACAATTTCAATTAGAAGATATATTCTCAAGAATAAACAATATTTTTCTTTGtcattatgaatttaattttaaagataaaaggATAAATAGACGTcacaaattatttataatttattctcaatatttattataatttgtaaTATGGGATAAGGAGAcatatttttacaataaaatatgataatgaaattattaattaaaaaggatatgaaaatattatttacttaTATACTATTAAAGAAAAACTATTATCTAGACCCGATAAACAAAAAGTGTGGATTAAATATTAGCAATCTAGCATATTTTTTCTCACTGCATATCTAAGAAGCATAGAAATTTTGATAAAGTTGTGTGTCctgttttaaaaacgtttcaaaaaccGAAAACTCTCAAAACCTCTTGGAAACTCACAAGGAAACGTTTCATGCCGTttccataaataaataaaaatatataataataaaaaatcttaaaaaatctcaattaataattttcttgaatcaattacccataatttttattatatctacaataaaatttacattcttatttttattggatttaattatgtttgatttattttattaattgacataaatatataaataaaatttaatatatataatatttataatttctaatattataaatatattcctatactttttattatttacacgtttcccccacgttttatatccttcattttaatttttttcgttttccGTGTATGTTTCGTGttgtttccgtgctacatagctgCACATATTTACTATTATTTAATGGGTTTAGTTCATGGATAGTTTATgaatcatatttataattaaaagttattattaaaattaaattctcaactaatatatttaattaaaggcttaattccttaaaaaatccCACTTTGcattttttcttcgtttataccctgaccttgtaaaaacgccatttttaaccaatttcggatttttatgtttcatcccaaCCCAAAAGCATTGAattatactcttttcatttgtaaaagagtttaaaacatacttttttttatttttaaaatataaataaatttttaaacttaaaaataatcaaatacatccaaataattaattaatttttttaattttataaaataaaaaaaaaattattgttatttttaatttttttgtcggaaatatttaaaaaaaattaaaaaattaaaaaaaacggaaatatttaaaaaaaaaaaaaaaattattattaattttaatttttttgaagatgatagtatttttgtactattaataacattaatatctaattagtatataagttgaaaatgaaggattgttttaaactctttttcaaatgaaaaaagtacaatttaatgcttttgggtagagatgaaatataaaaactcaaaattgggtacaaatggtgtttttataaagtcatggtataaacgaaaaaaatatgcaaggtgggtttttttttaagaaactaagccattaattaaaattggatttCAAACatgatttttattattgatgACTATAGATTAAGTAGACGCAAGGAGTTTAAGAAACATTATTATTGAAGACTATAGATTAGAAAAACTGATTATTGAAGACAATGTAGATTAGAAAACCTTATTACTGAAGACTATAGATTAAAATACCTAATTACTGAAGACTATAGTTTAAAAAACTTAATTACTGAAGACTAAAGATTAAAAAACTTGATTATTGAAGACTATAGATTAAGTACCGCTTACCTTCTTGCTTTCTGCTTTAATATTTAAGTCACATTCTGTCGGAACATTTTCTTAACCAAATCATTCATTCGCCTTGCTAATTCCATCATGGCACACATTTTGGTCATCCCTTTCCTCAGCTCCGGTCACATTATTCCTCTCTTAAACCTAACCACAAACCTTCTCAACCGCGGTTTAGTAATCACCGTCGCCATCACCCCCAATAACCTCCATTTACTCGACCCGCTCCTTTCTTCTTACTCATCAGCTCAGCTCCGCCATTTGGTCCTCCCTTTACCGGAAAATAACACTTTCTCCGTAAACTCATTCATCGCTAACATGCGCTGCATGCATGAAACTCACTATCCTATCCTCCTTGACTGGTTCAACTCTCACGCTTCTCCTCCTCTCGCTATTTTATCCGACTTCTTTCTCGGCTGGACTTACCATCTCGCTTCTCAGCTCCGGTTGCCACGTCTCGTTTTCTCTCCGTCGGGGGCTTTTCCTTACTCTGTTTTCTCTCATGTATGGGATGAGCTGCCGCAAAACGACAGCGCTGGAGAAGATTTTGTTGTGTCGTTTAGGAATATTCCGAGCTCCCCATCTTATCCATGGTGGCAAATTACTCCTCTTTATAGAATCCCGAGAGATTCTTCCGAATGGGAGTTTCTGAGAGATGGATTCTTGGCTAATATGGCTAGTTGGGGAATTGTGTTCAACTCGTTTACTGAGTTAGAACGAGTTTATATTGACCACGTGAAGAATGAGTTTGGAAATGATCACGTGTGGGCTATTGGTCCAGGCATACCGCCGTCCGATGATGATTCTGTTAATTGCGGAGGGACAAGTTCGGCGCCATGTCATGAAGTGCTGACTTGGCTTGACTCTTGTGAAGACCACTCCGTGGTCTATGTTGCCTTTGGTAGCGAGGTCATGCTGACGTGTGGGCAAATGGATGAGTTGGCAGCTGGACTAGAGAAAAGCGGAGTTAATTTTATACTCTGTGTACGGCAACAAGGTGATCACGGTGTTCTGCCTGAAGGATTTGAAGATCGTGTGGCTGGTAGAGGTTCAATCATAAGGGGATGGGCCCCGCAGGTGGCTATATTAAGACACCAATCAGTTGGCGCGTTTCTGACACACTGTGGGTGGAATTCAGTGCTTGAAGCAATATCAGCTGGAGTTCCGATGCTGACGTGGCCAATGGGTGCTGACCAGTTTACTAATGCTCAGTTATTAGTTGATGAACTGAAGGTGGGGATTCGAGTTGGCGAATCGACTCGAAAAATACCCGAGTCGAATGAGTTGGCAAAAATACTGGCCAAATCTGTAGAGGCTAATGTGCCGGAGAGAGTGAGAGTCAAGAAATTGCAAGAAGCTGCAATGAGTGCAATTAAGAAAGGAGGCAGTTCAGATGTGCATTTGGATTCGTTAGTTGAGAGGTTAAATAAGCTCAAACATGATCATGAAGATATTAGTGATGGTGTTAATTAAGAGTATgacaataattataaaaaaaagagagagtatGATATGACAATGAAAAATGGAGAACCACAGGACTATGCCCCCACAGTTGTTTACTGTTAAAATTAAATCTTATAAAGATCTCAataatgtttaattaattattcatttgtcctgtttttattttatgactTCATTCGATATGACATTACCTCGCTTTATAATCACAtccttttaaaacaaaaatgaaactcTCATGTATTGCTAAATTACAATTCAACAAGTTCATTTTGTATTGTTTTGAACAATTCTTTGGTTCCTCCTAATTCAGAGACGTAGCCTTTAATGTGCATTTTGCCGTTAATTGTGCGTAATCTCTCGAGTTAGGTGTTTGCCACATCTTGTGgcttttttaatataatttcattcataaaaaaaacaagttcATTTTGTAATATTTCAATTACAATGCATTGCTAAATGAATCCTAGGCTGAAAAAACGATCGGTATTACCAAATTAACCAATTgaatcaatttatattttaagtttaattataaatattgaagAATTAAATTAGTTAGGTTAACTCATTTTGCTTGATACAGATTTTAATTTGATCATATGGTTAAAACCTTAAAAcaagttattaattaaattaacaaaaaaaatctcaaaaaataGTATTTAACATATAATTGAGATAAAactaatttgaatatttttatagatttatcaATGTAATTAACCCGCTAATTTGATTGAttcgatatttttttttaataatttaactaCATTAACTTagcttattttttaaatttcattgacataaagttaaaaaaaagattGAGTTAATTCAGCTTTAATCAAATCACTGACCTTACCCTATTAAATTATTATCCTTTTCATTgttatttatattcatttttgTCACTAACAAGAAAAATGTCCATTTCCCCCCGAAGGTCATAAAGACAGCAGTTAGTTTGAAAAATGACTACTTGCCTATAACTTCACAGCAAAAAGATTCTGCAACAGCTCTTCGAAATCCTTCACAGAGCTTCCATTTTCTTTAATAGCATCCAGTGACATCTTACTCATCTTCTTCGATCGCTCTCTCTCAACTCGGTTCTCACTCTTAAATTCTTTCAAAACTCGAGCCAACTCAGCCGCATTAGGCACAGTTTTAGCACCTTCACATACCCTCACAGCCATCTTCAACTCATCCACCAACAAATTTGCATTCACAAATTGGTCAGCTCCCATTGGCCACGCAAGCATTGGCACACCAGCAACTAAACTTTCAAGCACCGAGTTCCAACCACAGTGAGTCAAGAAAGCACATACAGCTTTATGACTCAGAATCAAAATCTGTGGGGCCCACCCTTTTATTATCAGCCCCCTCCCCGCCACACGATCTTCAAATCCAGATGGGATCATATCATATATATGCTCCTTGATACACCAAATAAAATTTACCCCGCTTTTCTCCAAACCTGATGCGATCTCCACCGTCTGATTATCGGTCAACGAAGTTTGACTTCCGAAACAAACATAAACAACCGTATGATCGTCGCGCTTGTCAAGCCATGCCGTCAGATCATTCACGGGGACAGAACTAGCCCCTCCTCTGTCAATTAATTTTGATGAAGAATCATGAATTTGTGGCTGTAAAGGTCCTACCTCCCACACACGATCATGACCCATTTCCTTTCTCAAGTAATCCAAATAAGCCGATTCTAATTCAGTGAACGAGTTCACTACAACACCCCAACTCACCAAATTGGCACGAAATGAATCTTTGATAAATTCACAATCTGGGTATTTTTCAAGATAGTTTCTATAAATAGGAGAGATTTGCCACCATGGGTATTTTGGACAATTAGGCATCCCAGAAAacaaaacgacatcgttttccTCTCTTTTACCAGGCATGTCACGCCAAAGGTAATAAATAACAGACAGAGCCATAGCGCCAGAAGGAGAAAACACAATCCTCGGAATTTTCAGCTCGTTGGCTAGAAATTCCGTCCATCCAAGAAACATATCAGACAAAATGGCTACCGGCGGCGAGGGGTGAGATTTGAACCAGGAGAGCAAAGGGTGGTAGAGATCACCTAGAGTGCGGATCATGATAGGAAAAAATTCCCCGGGCAAGTCCTTGCAATTCTCAACTCCAGCTGGGATTGAAGAATTTGTAGGAAATGGGAAAACTAGGGTTTTAATTGATGGGTGGATGGAGAGTAAAGGGTTTACAAAAGAAACGTTTTTGGGAGTTAGTAAGATGGTTATAGTGAGGCCATGGTTGGCTAGATTGTGAGTTAGGTCAAGAAGAGGGATCAAGTGACCTTGAGCTGGGAAAGGGAAGACTAAGATGTGAGTTTTAGATGAAATTGTTGTCATGGGGACGGGTTTAATTTGGAGAATGAGTTGCAGCAAAAGAGTTTGCAGTGTGTATATATAGATACAGTCATACAGACAAGAACTAGTGATGAGTGTTTTTAGGTAAGAAATGAATATGCAGATATGAAATTGTTGACGAGGATTGATGTGTGACAATTGGAATGATTTGGACttaccatttaaaaaaaaaatgttgataTTGGAGAAGACTCCAATAGAAGGATAAATGGAATATCAAAATGAGATGGCATTGGCAATGGGGCGATGGGGAGCCATCTCCATCCCCGTCACCATCTGTGGTCCGTTTTTATGGAAAATTGCCATTTTTACCTTTATTGGGATGAATCCATCATTCCATTTCTATGTATTCTTTTATATCTATTGttagttttgatttttcaaaGTGTTTGATAAGCGAATTTTCTGCAAAATCAATAACATCTGAAGAATTCAGGCTGGTGTAGTCTGTGAATCGCACCgacgataaaattgaaaattgacgGATTAATTAAGATAATAACTGAAAATTGACGGATTATAATTTATACCATTATATTATGACTGATGGGGCTTAGTTGTATAACAAAATGAAACATGAGGGGTGTTATGATGTGTTTGCAAAAATCAACGGGTGAGTttggaaagagaaaagtttGTTAGATTTTCTAATACTTCATTGGATAGGTGTATGGAAAATTCATGCATCAGGTCTAGGTAAGAATTTTCCGAGTTATAGTATACATACCCACGGGAGTTTTGGTAATTAACCTTTTCTCTAAATTCGTCAATGTTTTTTGTGGGTCAAACCCAAGAAGCCCAATAGTATAAGATAAGAACGAAAGCCCGCAAAGTTACAGTTATAGAAATAAAACAGACTGGCCATAGAGATATGGCCAAGATTCACAACCTTTTTTTTCCCGAAAAGATTCACAACCTCGTCGCGGGAAATAACAGTATTCGGCAGCGGACAATGGCAGGGAACTCGCCGCGCAattcaccaccaccaccaaatAAGCGCCTCAAAACCCTAATCCCCGATTCAAACATCTCCTCAAATTTAGAACTGGACGGCTCAGATTCGGTTATAAGCAGCTGCGGCATCTGTTTGTGTGATAATAGCAATGCAATTAGAGGCGAAATTGATAGTTGCAATCACTTCTTCTGCTTTGTTTGCATAATGGAGTGGGCCAAAATTGAGTCTCTTTGCCCTATGTGCAAGCGCCGCTTCTCTTCCATTCGCCGACCGCCGAAACACGGTGTCTTTTCCTCTGAACGCATCGTTAGAGTTCCTAAACGCGACCAGGTAATTATCAAGtgcaattttaaattgaataaaatttgtgTACTGATTATTTCTTAATTATGTTCGTAATGTGTTTGATTAAAagtaaataacattttaaattaatattactatTTGTTTAGGTTTATCATCTGTTCGGAAATACCACACGCCAGCATTTTGATCCTTATGCACAAGTTCAATGTAATGTTTGCCGCACTGCGGCAGATGAATGTCTTTTATTACTCTGTGATCTTTGTGATTCTGCTGCTCATACTTATTGTGTCGGTCTTGGAGCCACTGTACCTGAAggtgattggttttgtaatgattGTGCTGTTTCTAGAACCGAACACGACATTATTCAGAAGAATGGTGATGATAACGTTGAGAATGTAATTGTCGAGTCCGAGGTAAGGCTAGAAGTTGTACCACATGATTCCACGTCTTGTCACGGTGTTGATAGTTATGACACGTCGGAAAACTGTAATGACGGAATAGAGAATGTATCACATGTTTCCATTTTTAATATTGTACGTGACGCAGATGACCCATTTACTCTGAGAAGAAGATCCTCCTTAGTTTCTTCTCTCTGTGAAAGACAATCCAGTCTTGAAGATGACATGTCTCATGAAAGACGAGGAACTTTTAAAAATAGGCGAGGACAAAAGACATCTCAGACTGATGCCAGAACACTGAGTCGGTGCCGTGATGTGCATGGTTATGTACGAGATTTGCGGGAAAATTGGGATGCATTGCGAAGAGGATCTTTGAGGTTCTCTTCAAGTTCAGTGGAGTCTAGTTGCAGAAGCCTTGCAAAATGTAATACTCTTGCAGCTACTCAAGAAAGTTCAGGCCAATCACAAATCTCCTCTTTTACAGCTGATCAGCAATTGACAATTATTGATGAGTTGCCTGGAAACTGTACAGAAGATAGACATTCTGATGACGCCAAAAAAGCCTGGAAAATGATGGCTAAGGCAAAGTCACTACACAAGCCTTCTAGAATAATTAAAAGCGTTCATtgtgtatcaacaaatcaatctgTAATAGGGAATGCTGCTGGTGGCAGCTCAAGCTCGCATTTATCAAAAACCCAAGAAGTTGAAACTTCAGGCTTTAGTTGCTTTACTGGTGGGAAGAGATACATACTTAGTTCTAATGAAAAACAAAGTAAGAAGCACATATCCACTAAGTTAAAAGTGCAAAGCAATTGTTTGAATCTGAATATGGAAAAGTTAAGAACTAGTGACAGTCTACCAACTACTTCAGGATTTTCTGCATCCCTGTCATCTTGGAAGGTGCAAACTAGCAGTCAAACCAATATCTgtcctgaaaatccagaacaaaTCCTACAGCAAAATCTGCGCAGAGTTCTGTCAACAGTTGCCAATCAGCAAATTGAATCTAGCCGTTTGGTGCCTTTGGTTGAGTCGGTGTCCGCAAGTTCTGGGTCACATAAGAACACTAAAGCGGACAACAGTGCATCTTTTTCATGTAAGATGCATTTTCCAGAGAGAGATGTTAAGTTGGAAAATAGCCGCATAGATAAAAAGCTAAGAAACAATGATAATGCTAAAAGTGAGATCCAGTCTCTTGTCAAGCTCAACTTAAAGCTTCTAAAAGGAGAGAAACAGTTAGGTAAGCTTCATCTGTTTGCAAAATATTTCTGTTACATTCATAAGTTTTCCTGTCTgtatttttcttcaatttttttgtttccaTGATTATTAGATGTTTTTGAAGTGCTGGTAGGTTGTTTATAAAAAAGTATTCAACTTAAGATGGACTTTTATTTTGTAGGAGTTGATGTGTTCAAGGAAGTTGCAAGACTTGCGACGCATACCATTTTGGCTGCATGTGGTTTTGAGCACTCAAGGCATGTTGTCCACTCTTTCCCTAGGTCTGTATGCAGCCATTCTGAGAAAATCGAGCAACTCCGTAAGTCTACTCTAATGCCAAATTCTTGTCGAGAAtgtttttttgaatttgtgAAGGAAGTTGTTAATTCAGTTCTAACTAAGAAAGTATCTCATGCTAATTCATCAAAAGTTATACCATAATGTCTTTGCTGCCAATCTAGATAGGGTCTTAGGTTTCTTATCTACTTCATTGGTTGCAAGCATGTAAATGCCTGTTTCCTTTATGGAACCACCGGTATAAACCAATTGCACAGCACATGTACCCAGTTTACCCCTTCTTTAGCGGTATCTTAAGGCACGTGTAGTATAGATATTGCCTTCTGTATGAATATCTGTAAGATGTTCCTTgcatttatttatcattttattatacatgtgaagGTTTATC is part of the Mercurialis annua linkage group LG3, ddMerAnnu1.2, whole genome shotgun sequence genome and encodes:
- the LOC126674020 gene encoding uncharacterized protein LOC126674020, which gives rise to MAKIHNLFFPEKIHNLVAGNNSIRQRTMAGNSPRNSPPPPNKRLKTLIPDSNISSNLELDGSDSVISSCGICLCDNSNAIRGEIDSCNHFFCFVCIMEWAKIESLCPMCKRRFSSIRRPPKHGVFSSERIVRVPKRDQVYHLFGNTTRQHFDPYAQVQCNVCRTAADECLLLLCDLCDSAAHTYCVGLGATVPEGDWFCNDCAVSRTEHDIIQKNGDDNVENVIVESEVRLEVVPHDSTSCHGVDSYDTSENCNDGIENVSHVSIFNIVRDADDPFTLRRRSSLVSSLCERQSSLEDDMSHERRGTFKNRRGQKTSQTDARTLSRCRDVHGYVRDLRENWDALRRGSLRFSSSSVESSCRSLAKCNTLAATQESSGQSQISSFTADQQLTIIDELPGNCTEDRHSDDAKKAWKMMAKAKSLHKPSRIIKSVHCVSTNQSVIGNAAGGSSSSHLSKTQEVETSGFSCFTGGKRYILSSNEKQSKKHISTKLKVQSNCLNLNMEKLRTSDSLPTTSGFSASLSSWKVQTSSQTNICPENPEQILQQNLRRVLSTVANQQIESSRLVPLVESVSASSGSHKNTKADNSASFSCKMHFPERDVKLENSRIDKKLRNNDNAKSEIQSLVKLNLKLLKGEKQLGVDVFKEVARLATHTILAACGFEHSRHVVHSFPRSVCSHSEKIEQLRKSTLMPNSCRECFFEFVKEVVNSVLTKKVSHANSSKVIP
- the LOC126674812 gene encoding UDP-glycosyltransferase 89B2-like, which gives rise to MAHILVIPFLSSGHIIPLLNLTTNLLNRGLVITVAITPNNLHLLDPLLSSYSSAQLRHLVLPLPENNTFSVNSFIANMRCMHETHYPILLDWFNSHASPPLAILSDFFLGWTYHLASQLRLPRLVFSPSGAFPYSVFSHVWDELPQNDSAGEDFVVSFRNIPSSPSYPWWQITPLYRIPRDSSEWEFLRDGFLANMASWGIVFNSFTELERVYIDHVKNEFGNDHVWAIGPGIPPSDDDSVNCGGTSSAPCHEVLTWLDSCEDHSVVYVAFGSEVMLTCGQMDELAAGLEKSGVNFILCVRQQGDHGVLPEGFEDRVAGRGSIIRGWAPQVAILRHQSVGAFLTHCGWNSVLEAISAGVPMLTWPMGADQFTNAQLLVDELKVGIRVGESTRKIPESNELAKILAKSVEANVPERVRVKKLQEAAMSAIKKGGSSDVHLDSLVERLNKLKHDHEDISDGVN
- the LOC126671604 gene encoding flavonol 3-O-glucosyltransferase UGT89B1 — translated: MTTISSKTHILVFPFPAQGHLIPLLDLTHNLANHGLTITILLTPKNVSFVNPLLSIHPSIKTLVFPFPTNSSIPAGVENCKDLPGEFFPIMIRTLGDLYHPLLSWFKSHPSPPVAILSDMFLGWTEFLANELKIPRIVFSPSGAMALSVIYYLWRDMPGKREENDVVLFSGMPNCPKYPWWQISPIYRNYLEKYPDCEFIKDSFRANLVSWGVVVNSFTELESAYLDYLRKEMGHDRVWEVGPLQPQIHDSSSKLIDRGGASSVPVNDLTAWLDKRDDHTVVYVCFGSQTSLTDNQTVEIASGLEKSGVNFIWCIKEHIYDMIPSGFEDRVAGRGLIIKGWAPQILILSHKAVCAFLTHCGWNSVLESLVAGVPMLAWPMGADQFVNANLLVDELKMAVRVCEGAKTVPNAAELARVLKEFKSENRVERERSKKMSKMSLDAIKENGSSVKDFEELLQNLFAVKL